In Quercus robur chromosome 11, dhQueRobu3.1, whole genome shotgun sequence, the following proteins share a genomic window:
- the LOC126705035 gene encoding uncharacterized protein LOC126705035, which translates to MGFTITQGLMLVLLIASTMAVSIARPFGNSINTQTSNKIIVGDMYHWNYGFNYIEWATKHGPFYLNDTLVFKYDPPTPKTFPHSVYLLPNHESFIKCDLRNAKMQGNTKQGVRNGFEFVLKESQPYYFACGEHDGIHCLNGTMKFFVTPIDRTYR; encoded by the exons ATGGGTTTCACAATTACGCAAGGACTCATGCTAGTGCTGCTAATTGCTTCCACAATGGCAGTTAGCATAGCCAGGCCATTTGGGAATTCCATTAATACACAAACTTCCAACAAGATCATTGTGGGTGACATGTACCACTGGAATTATGGCTTTAACTACATCGAATGGGCAACAAAACATGGCCCTTTCTACTTAAATGACACTCTAG TTTTCAAATATGATCCACCAACTCCAAAAACATTTCCTCACAGTGTTTACTTGCTACCAAACCATGAGAGCTTCATTAAATGTGACCTCAGAAATGCCAAGATGCAGGGAAATACAAAACAAGGAGTTCGGAACGGCTTTGAGTTTGTGCTGAAAGAGTCGCAGCCTTACTACTTTGCTTGCGGTGAGCACGATGGCATTCATTGCCTGAATGGAACAATGAAGTTTTTTGTGACGCCAATAGACCGGACCTATAGATAA